In the genome of Paenibacillus pabuli, the window TCGGCATAACTCATGCCGGAAACCTGCTCAATAACATAGGCTAGCAGAACATAACCACTGTTACTGTACAAATAGGCACTACCCGGTTCAAATTTCAATGTTTTGTGCCGAATTTCCTCGACCGTTTCTTCCAATGGGGTGCCTTCACCCCGACCAAAGGCGGATGGAAGACCTGAAGTCTGGGATAACAACATATGAAGCGTAATCTGATCTCCCTTCGGTATACCGGAGATGTACTTGGATATCGGATCTTGTACATCCAGCTTCCCTTGTTCCATCAAGCTCAGAATGGAGGCTGCGGTGAAGGATTTACTCAGAGAGGCAATTCTGGTTTTCTGATCCGGACGATTCAGCGTCTGTTCATCCGCCAGTCCGTAGCCTTGGCGAAGAAGGACTTTTCCATTGCGGGCAATCAGAGCCATACCCGGAAAATTAATTTCTCGCAAATAGCTGTCTACACTGGCGACTTGACTATTTAATAGGCTTACTTTGTCCGTTTCAATATTAACACTCATCTGTCCTGACGCTGTGCGTTGTACTTTAATATCTGCTTTGAGTGCATTGGCGAGTGCGCGGACAGGTAACATCAGGGTGCCGTTAATGGTACGGGATTGCACACCGGAGGACAGGCGAACCTTATTCACTTGAATGAAGTCACTGCCAGCCTTGTGAACCAGCTTGTCTCGACCAACGGTAATGGTAGCCGTTTTGGTTCGAGCCTCCCACTTCAAGGTGCCATTTACTGAGGTAACCACATCTCGCAATGGAACATACGTTGTTCCTTTGAATATAAGGGGGGAATTTTTCCACGATTGCTCTTGACCATTTACTTCAATATGAACTGTTTGCGCCTCTTGTGCTGCAGAGGCCGTGAAACTGGCTTGTCCCATAATGGGGCCTGCACAAAGAATGAGGGCTAACAGAATACGGAACAGAGATGAATATAATCTGGTAACAGGTTGCTGCACATGTGACTTGCGTAAGATTCGAATCCTCTCCTTCCAGTCGTTTCATGGATAACCAGCTTATGAGATATTGTAAACGATCTCGAAGATGGGGTCAAAACGGAGAATGATCATTGTTTTCTATTATCCTAACAAAAATAATGTAATTTCGATTCATTTTAGTATCCATACATAATATTTTCACTACGTTTGGCCGATAAAAAAGGGGTGAAGATGATGATGGGGGATATTTAAATGAAGAAAAGGATTCGCAATTGGTTTACATTAACGGTTAAGAAACGTCTGATCGCTGCGTTGCTCCTGTTCCTGATTGTGCCGAGTATTAGCGTGGGATGGTTGTCTTATTTAAAAGCAGCAGACCAGGTGAGGGAAGAAATCATTCATTCTGCACAGGCCAAAACCGAAATGCTCAGTCTGCAAATTACTCAAATGCTGGATATGGAGAAGGATAACGCAGCACAGTTTGCAGCGGGTATTACTTCAACGGATATTATCAATAAATCACCAGCTGTTCAGAGACAAATGGATCGTATGTCCAAGGCGCACAAAGAATTGGGTGTAATAACAGCAGGTGCTGAAGATGGCAGCTGGATGAAGTCCCCTGATCCGGGACAGCAGATCTATGATCCAAGGGAACGCAGCTGGTATACGATGGGCATGTCACAGGATGAACCCATTATCTCGGATACGTTCCAGTCGGTAACCACGGGTGAATGGGTTGTCACCGCAGCTGCCAAATTGGCCGATGGGAAAGGGGTAATTGGAGCCAATGTAAGTCTTAATCATTTGAAAGAATCGGTTGATAAGATACATATTGGTGAAAAGGGAAAACTGTACATGCTGGATAACGGCGGGAAGTTCCTGTTCCATTACAATATCGAATCCGGTGCGCAGTCCAATGAGAGCTACATTAATGAGATGTATAAAAAAGAACAAGGAACTGTAAAGTACACGTATGATGGACAAGAATTGGAAGCTGTATTCTATACGAATCCCGAAACAGGCTGGAAAATTGTCGGTGAGATGGTTCCTTCTGAAGCAGCAGATGCGGTAAGACCGATCTTGATTCGTGCCTACACTCTGGTAGGGAGCTCGTTGATCATTGGTATTATTTTGCTTGTATTCATTATTCGCAGTATTCACCGTCCATTGCTGCAACTAACACAAGCAGCATCCAAAGTAAGCGCGGGTGATCTGACAGTTCGTGTAGGTTTACAGCGCCGTGACGAGTTTGGACAACTCGGGGCAAGCTTCGATACCATGACCTCATCGCTACGTAACGTTCTGGGCGAAGTACATGATACATCGAGCCAGCTGGCAGCGTCTTCTGAGGAGCTGATGGCGAGTTCTGAACAGACATCCAGAGCAACGGAACAGGTTGCTGAATTGATGCAGGATGCAGCGTCAGGAACGAACAAACAAAACGCCAGTCTTGCCGCAACGGGTCAACTCGTCAGTGAAATGTCTATAGGGGTCAAAGAAATCTCATCGAGTGCTGAAGACACTGCTCGCATAGCTGTAGAAGCATCTTCCAAGTCCGAAGCGGGTATGGTTACGGTGGAAGAGGCAGTTGCTCATATTCAGAAGGTGAATAATGAGAGTGAGGCCATGGCTGCTGTCATTCAGGATCTTAGAGCGAAAAATGAAGAGATTGTTGAGATTGTGGCCGAGATTACCAACATCGCCAAACAGACCAATATCCTTGCCTTGAACGCATCCATTGAAGCTTCAAGAGCAGGAGAACAAGGTCGAGGCTTTGCTGTCGTGGCCAATGAAGTAAAATCGCTAGCCAACAATTCGGGCAGTGCTGCCGAACGTATTAATGAACTTATGCGTGAGATGCAAGAGAAAACAAATGCGGTACAGTCTACCTTTGCCCTTACAGGAGAAGGCATGATTAAAGGTACGCAAATGATTACGGAGGCGGGAGAAGCCTTCAAAAGTATCCGCAGTGCCGTGCAGTTGGTTGCTGCTCAAGCTGGAGAAGTGTCGGCAGCTTCCCGTCAGATTGATGGAGGCATGAGCCATGTGTCCAAGGAAGTGAATGGCACCATTGAGTTATCCAATCAAATTGCTTCCGGAACCGAAGATGGTTCGGCTGCTGCACAGGAGCAGCTCGCTACAATGGAAGAGGTTGCAGCTTCTTCTGCGGCATTGTCCCGTATGGCTGAAGATCTGCAAAGCATGATTGAGAAATTCAAGTTATAGTTCAATAGCATTTCTCGAAGGAGACTGTGGGGTTGTAACCTGCAGTCTTTTTCTCGTTGGGGTTATTCGTTAATCAACGATTCATGAAGATTCGGAGCAGATCTGTTCTGTAAAAGGAAATCTGTCTCTCCCTGGATATCTCATCTTGTGGTATATTTCTAAATTAAAGTAACGAACACGCATGTACATGGGCATGTTGCATTCATACAGAATGAAGAATGAATTTGGTTCCGCCAGATCGGAATGACATGGAGAGGGGATGCACCGGATTTGGATAAATCAATACCACTGACATCCGAACCCGCGGGCACGGAAGAGGTACAGGATAAAGCTACATTTATGCAAGGAGTTAAGGATTGTATACCAACACTGCTTGGGTATCTAAGTATTGGCTTTGCAGCGGGTGTGATTGAAATGACGGCAGGTCTCAGTTTGGCAGAAACGGCTCTGCTCAGTCTGATTCTATATGCTGGATCGGCCCAGTTTATTGCCGCAGGCATGCTTGCCTCGAATGGTTCAGCGACAGCCATCATTTTCACCATATTTTTTGTGAATCTGCGCCATTTGCTGCTGAGTGCAGCCGTATCACCGTACTTTCGTCATCTGACGCCGCTTAAAAATATGTGGATCGGCTCGCTGCTAACCGACGAGTCTTTTGGCGTGGCGATGACGCGAGCGATTGGCCGGAAAACGCTCAGTGAGCGCTGGATGCACGGCCTGAACATTACAGCTTATTTGAACTGGTTTGTGGCGAACATGGCGGGAGCGTATTTCGGGCGCTGGATTACCAATCCCGAGCGGCTTGGGCTTGATTTTGCCCTGCCTGCAATGTTTATTGGTCTGGTTGTGCTTCAGTTAATGCAGCGCAAAAATAAAAAATTACACATCAATGTGGCGATCATCGCCGTTGTCTGTGTAATCTTCGCCAGCATGGCTTCGCTTGGCAGCATGAGTGTCATTGTGGCTGCGGTCATTGCGGCAACGATGGGAGTAGTGATGGAACGATGGAAGTAAGATGGGATGTATTCTGGATTATTATGGGGTCGGCTTTGTTAACGTTCATTCCGCGTGTATTGCCGCTTATGCTGTTCAGTAAAATACAGATTCCGATGTGGCTGTTACGCTGGCTTGAATATGTACCTGTTGCGGTCATGGCGGCACTGATTGGTCAGGAACTGTTTATGGCAGATAACCAGGTGGTGCCGATTACGCATAATGCAGCCCTATGGGCAGCACTGCCTACAATTGCCGTGGCAATCTGGACCCGGAGCTTGCTTGGAACCGTACTAGTCGGTATTGTTGCGATGATGATTTTGCGGTACTTGATGGGTTAATATACGGGGCCTTTATTGAATCAGGTAAATCCTTCGCTCTAACGGTTAATAATGTCCTATAGGATCGTAATAGAGCGAAGGGAGCTAAATCCATGAGCAACTCGAAGCACAGAATATTGATTACGGGAGCAGCGGGAGTCGTTGGTCGCAGTCTGCTGGATGGGCTGAGAGAAACGGGCAAGTATGACATCGTGGCTGCTGATCTTCATGATGATCTTCAATCAGGCATTGTAGCGATGGATGTGACCGACGGTGAACGACTGAAAGAGCTGATGCAGGGTGTGCAGACGGTGCTGCACATTGCATGGGCCAAGGATGAAGAGGATTTCCTGGGCAGAGTTCTGCCAATCAACGTAACAGGGGCCTATCATGTGTATGAAGCTGCACGGTTGAACGGTGTACAGCGGGTTATTTTTGCGAGTTCAAATCATGCGACAGGGTTTTATCCAACAGGAGAGGATATCGAAGTGGATGATCCTTATCGGCCAGACAGTTTCTATGGACTCAGCAAATGTTATATCGAACTGCTTGGACGTTATTACGTGGACAAATATGACCTGTCGTCATTCAACATTCGAATAGGCAACTTCTCGGGCGATTCACATCCACACTCTGAACGTTCCGCACACATCTGGATCTCGCCCAGAGATATGGTCCAGCTTGCCGAGTGCTGCATTGAGGCGGATTCGGGCATGAAGTATGTTAATCTATATGGAACATCAGCGAATACGGATAATTATTATGATATTGGATATCTGGAACAGAAGATTGGGTACCGCCCGATGGATGATGCAGCAGAGCTATGGGAAGAGGCGAAACGCAAGGGGGCGCCGGATAAGCAGGATGAGACGGAATATCAGGGAGGAGGATATGTTGCGAAGGACCCGAAATCCTGAAACCCTGGAATCTTAAAAATCTGAAACGTCTCGCAGACCTTAGAGAACTGCGGGTGACTTTGTAGGAAGTACAGCGCGGAGCGTTAACTGAAAAGTATCGTCCTGAAAACGCTATTTTCTATTGCGTCCGAAAGGGATAAAATGAAGACTGAAGGTAGAGGTTTTCATTTTAGATACAGGAAGGAACGGTTTCGATTATGAGTACACATCCATCCGTTATACTTTTTCAGGGAGACTCCATTACAGACGGGGGAAGATCGCGCAATGATGATCCGAATCATTTTCTCGGGCATGGCTATGCGTATCTGATCTCAAGCAAACTGGGTGTGGAACTGGCAGCCAAACAGCCGACGTTCTATAACAGAGGAATTAGCGGGGATCGTGCTTCCGATCTGTACGCACGCTGGAACGAGGATACCTTTAGTCTGAAGCCGGATCTGATCAGCATTCTAATTGGTGTTAACGATGCCTGGCGCACCGTGAATGGCGAACCTAGTGGAGTGACGGATCGTCTTGGACGTGCATATCGCCATTTGCTGGAGGAAACGCGGGAAGTGCTGCCACGTACGGGACTGGTTTTAATGGAGCCATTCATTCTTAAAACGGGAGCTACAGTGGAGCGTTGGGACACTTGGCAGGAGCGTATCGGGCATTATCAAAATCTGGTCCGTGAGCTCGCCAGTGAATTCGGAGCCGTCTGGGTACCTTTGCAGCAAACGTTCAACGATGCTCTCGAACAGGCGGATGCTGCCTACTGGCTGTGGGATGGTGTGCATCCAACCGCAGCGGGTCATGAGCTGATCGCACGTCAGTGGTTGTCGGTTGTACAGAATTCTCCACTTGCAATTGGTTAAGAGACATTGAATATATCAATTTTGTGCTAAAAAGTTGTATGCAACGAGGAACCCGGGCGGGTTCTTCGTTTTTTTATATTTTGGTACAGGTGTTATGTGGTTAAATTGGTTGAATCTGATTGATAACTCTTCAAATGTCCAGCATTATCCGGTAAAATGAAATCGGTTACATATAATGAAGGTTTTGCATTCCATATAGATTAGGGTGAATTCAATGGAAAACACCAATCAAAGTAATGTCAGCTCCATCTCGATGCCGGATTATACAGCCATTCAGCAGGCAGTGCATCGGATGGTAAAAGACAAAAAGAAGAGGGGCCAGCAGGTTCTGCCTACCTCAGCAGCACCCTCAATCTGCTCTATCGATGCCATTGGAAATGCATTATTGCAACCGGAGCTTGCTTCTTTTTACACAGATCTGAGCAACTATGGTGAACGTGCCCTAAACGAAAGCTTGCCTTCGCTATCATTTGGTCTATACCGGAAGTTCGGGGACACAGGGGAACGAAAGTTATATGAGGATGCGTACTTTGAACGCAGGGGACGTGTTGCAGCAGTAGCGCTGCTCGCTGTGCATTCAAATGCGCCGGGATGGATAGAGACATTGGAAGATATGTTGTGGGATGTATGTGGTGAGTATACATGGTGTTTGCCAGCACATTTGGGTACGGGGGGACTGGAACAGGTCAACGGTAATATTGATCTGTTTGCCGCGGAGACGGTACATATGTTGGCCGAAATCGTGACGATTCACGCGGATCGACTCGATCCACGCATCATCCAGCGAATTAGGGCTGAGGCCGAGCGGCGCATCTTCACACCGCTCTATCGAGAACAACGCACCTATCACTGGCAGGATGCAGATCATAATTGGTCTGCTGTGTGCAGCGGATGCTGTGGCATGGCTGGATTATTACTGCTGAAGGAAGAAGAGATTCTGGTGGAATCGGTGGGTCAGACGATTCGCTCCATGCAGGCATTTCTGAGCGGATATGGCATGGATGGCGGCTGTGCAGAAGGGATTGGTTACTGGGTGTATGGGTTCGGCTATTTCGTCTATTATGCCGACATGCTGCGCGAATACAGTGAAGGTGAGTTGGACCTGCTGAATGGTTCGAAAATAGCGGCAATCGCAGCCTTCCCAATGCGGGTTCATCTCTCGGGAGGAACCTTCGTGAATTATTCGGACAGTGCGGAGCAGCAAGAGATCCCTTCGGGTTTGCTTTCACTTCTGGCATCCCGTTTCGGTATACAGGTGGATCTGCCATTCCATATTCCTTTGTTTACCGATGATCCCTGTCATCGTTGGGCTCATCTGCTGCGCAACGTGATGTGGAGCAGTCCGGTAATGGTCCTTCAAGAAGCGGGGTCTGCACCGGCAGAACGAGGGATCATTTTGCATGATTTGGGCTGGATGATTGGGAAGGGGTCACTTGATTCTTCGAGCGCAGATGTTATCGGGGATGAACCTCTCGCTGTTGCTTTTTCCGTCAAGGCCGGGCATAACGATGAACCCCATAACCATAATGATCTCGGGCAATTTATGATCCATTGTGGTGGCGAAAACATTCTATGTGATCCGGGAGCGGGGCTGTATACAAAAGCCTATTTCGCTCCGGGGAGAGATCAGTTGTTCCACATAAGCTCGTCCGGGCACAGCGTGCCCCGGATTGAGGGGAAGGAACAAAGCTCGGGACGCGAGGCACAAGCACAGGTCCTTGAGGCGGATGTTTCGGACGATGGGTGTACACTGGATGCCCACTTGGAACTGACAGCTGCTTATCCGGAAGCGGCATCGCTTGCTCGTTATACGCGCCAGTTTCATTGGATTGGTTCAGCTAATGATGCCGGGAGTGTGGCAGAACTACGTCTGATGGATCGATTTCAATGGAAAAAAAGAACCGCTTCATCGGGTACATTTTATTCGTCGGGAGAACTGCAATGGCCGAGTGTGACGGAGCGGTTTATGAGCAGAAAGGTACCTGAGAAGGTACATGAGGGGCAGATTCAATGGCATGGCGAACAAGCGACAGTATGTATGACGTATGATGCAGCCCAATGGCATGCTGATATAGAGATCATTAATACGGTGGATCATGACAATGTGCCAGTTACATTCTATCGGACATCACTTGAATGGCGAGCGCAGTTGGATAACTCCGGTGCAGGAAATGTTGAAACCGATCTGCTGGAGACGATGTGTGAGCTGAAGTTCACGATTGAACCCAAAGTGAAAGATGGAGGTGAGCATACGTGAGTAAGTATACAGCCGCGTCAACGTATCCATGGAGAGATGCACTCGAAAATTACCGTACACTGGCAGAACAGGCGGGGCCTGCTCCTTCTGATGGTTGGAATCAGGCTCGCAAATTGTCCCTTGTGGAGAGTGTTGTTCGGGCTTACACACCCTATCAGGATAGTGAAGGAGCCATTATTGATCCATTCTCCAAGGTGGAGCGATATTACTCCACACCAGCCTATGCCATGGCTGCGTCGGTTCTGGTTCAAGCGGGCCATATGGACCTGCTCACATCGGCCGCATCGGCCCTGTCACACAGCATTGATGTTGTCGTGAGGGGGTGTGCACCGGATCATCACCCGGATTTTTTCCCTGTGTTAATGATGAGAGCATACATCCTTTTGAAGCCGCATATGCCTGAGCAG includes:
- a CDS encoding NAD-dependent epimerase/dehydratase family protein, translating into MSNSKHRILITGAAGVVGRSLLDGLRETGKYDIVAADLHDDLQSGIVAMDVTDGERLKELMQGVQTVLHIAWAKDEEDFLGRVLPINVTGAYHVYEAARLNGVQRVIFASSNHATGFYPTGEDIEVDDPYRPDSFYGLSKCYIELLGRYYVDKYDLSSFNIRIGNFSGDSHPHSERSAHIWISPRDMVQLAECCIEADSGMKYVNLYGTSANTDNYYDIGYLEQKIGYRPMDDAAELWEEAKRKGAPDKQDETEYQGGGYVAKDPKS
- a CDS encoding methyl-accepting chemotaxis protein — translated: MKKRIRNWFTLTVKKRLIAALLLFLIVPSISVGWLSYLKAADQVREEIIHSAQAKTEMLSLQITQMLDMEKDNAAQFAAGITSTDIINKSPAVQRQMDRMSKAHKELGVITAGAEDGSWMKSPDPGQQIYDPRERSWYTMGMSQDEPIISDTFQSVTTGEWVVTAAAKLADGKGVIGANVSLNHLKESVDKIHIGEKGKLYMLDNGGKFLFHYNIESGAQSNESYINEMYKKEQGTVKYTYDGQELEAVFYTNPETGWKIVGEMVPSEAADAVRPILIRAYTLVGSSLIIGIILLVFIIRSIHRPLLQLTQAASKVSAGDLTVRVGLQRRDEFGQLGASFDTMTSSLRNVLGEVHDTSSQLAASSEELMASSEQTSRATEQVAELMQDAASGTNKQNASLAATGQLVSEMSIGVKEISSSAEDTARIAVEASSKSEAGMVTVEEAVAHIQKVNNESEAMAAVIQDLRAKNEEIVEIVAEITNIAKQTNILALNASIEASRAGEQGRGFAVVANEVKSLANNSGSAAERINELMREMQEKTNAVQSTFALTGEGMIKGTQMITEAGEAFKSIRSAVQLVAAQAGEVSAASRQIDGGMSHVSKEVNGTIELSNQIASGTEDGSAAAQEQLATMEEVAASSAALSRMAEDLQSMIEKFKL
- a CDS encoding SGNH/GDSL hydrolase family protein; its protein translation is MSTHPSVILFQGDSITDGGRSRNDDPNHFLGHGYAYLISSKLGVELAAKQPTFYNRGISGDRASDLYARWNEDTFSLKPDLISILIGVNDAWRTVNGEPSGVTDRLGRAYRHLLEETREVLPRTGLVLMEPFILKTGATVERWDTWQERIGHYQNLVRELASEFGAVWVPLQQTFNDALEQADAAYWLWDGVHPTAAGHELIARQWLSVVQNSPLAIG
- a CDS encoding heparinase II/III family protein, which encodes MENTNQSNVSSISMPDYTAIQQAVHRMVKDKKKRGQQVLPTSAAPSICSIDAIGNALLQPELASFYTDLSNYGERALNESLPSLSFGLYRKFGDTGERKLYEDAYFERRGRVAAVALLAVHSNAPGWIETLEDMLWDVCGEYTWCLPAHLGTGGLEQVNGNIDLFAAETVHMLAEIVTIHADRLDPRIIQRIRAEAERRIFTPLYREQRTYHWQDADHNWSAVCSGCCGMAGLLLLKEEEILVESVGQTIRSMQAFLSGYGMDGGCAEGIGYWVYGFGYFVYYADMLREYSEGELDLLNGSKIAAIAAFPMRVHLSGGTFVNYSDSAEQQEIPSGLLSLLASRFGIQVDLPFHIPLFTDDPCHRWAHLLRNVMWSSPVMVLQEAGSAPAERGIILHDLGWMIGKGSLDSSSADVIGDEPLAVAFSVKAGHNDEPHNHNDLGQFMIHCGGENILCDPGAGLYTKAYFAPGRDQLFHISSSGHSVPRIEGKEQSSGREAQAQVLEADVSDDGCTLDAHLELTAAYPEAASLARYTRQFHWIGSANDAGSVAELRLMDRFQWKKRTASSGTFYSSGELQWPSVTERFMSRKVPEKVHEGQIQWHGEQATVCMTYDAAQWHADIEIINTVDHDNVPVTFYRTSLEWRAQLDNSGAGNVETDLLETMCELKFTIEPKVKDGGEHT
- a CDS encoding AzlC family ABC transporter permease translates to MQGVKDCIPTLLGYLSIGFAAGVIEMTAGLSLAETALLSLILYAGSAQFIAAGMLASNGSATAIIFTIFFVNLRHLLLSAAVSPYFRHLTPLKNMWIGSLLTDESFGVAMTRAIGRKTLSERWMHGLNITAYLNWFVANMAGAYFGRWITNPERLGLDFALPAMFIGLVVLQLMQRKNKKLHINVAIIAVVCVIFASMASLGSMSVIVAAVIAATMGVVMERWK
- a CDS encoding AzlD domain-containing protein; the encoded protein is MEVRWDVFWIIMGSALLTFIPRVLPLMLFSKIQIPMWLLRWLEYVPVAVMAALIGQELFMADNQVVPITHNAALWAALPTIAVAIWTRSLLGTVLVGIVAMMILRYLMG
- a CDS encoding serine hydrolase translates to MQQPVTRLYSSLFRILLALILCAGPIMGQASFTASAAQEAQTVHIEVNGQEQSWKNSPLIFKGTTYVPLRDVVTSVNGTLKWEARTKTATITVGRDKLVHKAGSDFIQVNKVRLSSGVQSRTINGTLMLPVRALANALKADIKVQRTASGQMSVNIETDKVSLLNSQVASVDSYLREINFPGMALIARNGKVLLRQGYGLADEQTLNRPDQKTRIASLSKSFTAASILSLMEQGKLDVQDPISKYISGIPKGDQITLHMLLSQTSGLPSAFGRGEGTPLEETVEEIRHKTLKFEPGSAYLYSNSGYVLLAYVIEQVSGMSYADYVQQTILKPLGMENSGEASRKVHTNSGFVAENKQWVPAPYYVSQSGSGTIYSTVDDLLKWDRALYTDKILSQDTIEQMYEPYSDKNYGYAWILKENDQNQNRTVFHNGSGGGFSTAFSRNLTDDVTIILLGNHAGMDMTSLMDEVEAKTAKALNLK